CCAGGAGCAGCGGCACAGAAGCCGCAATTCACAACGTGCACGACGATGGTATCAGCCAGCGGCTGCCATTCGAGTCACGGCAGCCTCACGGATTCTCCGTCTTGAGAGACACGCAGAGAACCGCTCGAGCATCAGGCATGTCATAAGCCGGATGGTtccatctttaaaaaaaaatttaatacaagAACTCTGCAAGTCCCGTATAAATACTTGGGTGAAAGTTCTTTATGGGGATCTGATCTGACTGGCTGGTTAAATGGTTAATCCAGTGAATGCAGGCTGAGGgatccaatttttttttaaataatacaataaGTGAATTGAATCGGGTGAGCTGTGCATTAATGAGCAGCAACCCAACACCATGACATAAGACTTCAGGGTGTCTGCCTCAGATGGAGCGACATGTAAACGATGCTTATTGCTGTTTACAGTCCAGGGggtaggagagagtttgatactTGGTGGAGAGGGGGGCACAACTTAATTGCAAAGGTCTATTTATTGTTGGGGGCGAAggaagagaaattaaatattcgaGGGTAGCGGTCCCACCAGGTCtgccccctgacccccccccccccggcccagtATATAGCTGCCCCGTCCGACGCCACCCCCGCTCGCCCCCTCACCTTCTCCAGGGTCTCGATCCTCTGCTTCAGCAGCCTGTTCTCCGTGCGCAGCCTCTACACACGTGACAAAGAGGGGGGAGGCACAGTGAGAGAGGGCCCCCTCACCCAAGCCAGGTCCCATTTCTCTTATTAAAGTTACCTTTTAACTTCAGTTAGTCTTCTAACGTAGTGTGTCACCCACAAACACAGTAGTTACCGCCCCCCCCATATTTATGCTTTAAAGCACCAGGTCACAAACCCGGACCCTGGTTTCCTGCCAGTATTTGCCACCTTCTACATCCGTGTTCCTATTTGTCCAACTATGAGGCAAAACACTTATTTGGTCTTATTCAGACTGGCCCAGCGTTTCCCATTTAGCCCCGTGGCTGCGGCCAGAGACATACGCCCACCTTGATCTCAATCTGCTCCTCCATCTCCTTGTTCTTGATGGTGGTGTACTCTTTTTCCAGCCTGTAGCAGGGCAGAGACGCGGTAAGCATTCGGCCGGGTGGGGGCTGAAGCCTCGCCCTTTTTTTAAAAGCCCGGATGAGAGAGAGTGCGTTCTTACTTCTTCATCCTCTTGGGGTTGTATTTGACCTGGTAGGCCCTGTGGATTAGCTTGTCGGGGCAGCTCTCAAACTGGTGTGGGATCACCCTCTGGAAGTgctgcacagagacacacacgtgCCACTGGATAATCACCCAGGAAGTCAGAGACTCACACGCATCCCACACACGGTGGCTCTCATCCAAAGCGCCAACCAATGGCCATTGTGGGAAAAATAAAGTCTGACAGCTAACACTGGCAATACAACAAAAAGCATTCATGCTGAATTTAGCTGTAATACAGCTAGAGCTGTTAAGCAAGCTGCCAGCTCTTAAAATCTGTTATTCATTTTCTGTTTGTATAGATAAAAACAGAATATTGCATTTCTGATGTACGACAGTACAGAGCAAAAAACGTAGCAAGAGCAGATTAGAAATTTCTAAACTCTCAGATATGAAATTACTCTTTGGAATTGTAGTTTTTTCCTATATCCCTCCCCTAAAAACTTAAACCAGTGTTTTCTGAAAATGTTCGGCAACAGGGCGCCATCTGGTGTTTGAGTGTAGCAGTGCACCCacaaggaagtttattccagGTAATGGTGACTTAGGATCCTGGGGTCCTCATTTTCCTTGCACATGAACCGTTTTGTGCATAAGCTGAATACACACGCACATTTTCATGCATACGGtggtacacatttttttttcctgtgcttAGAATCGTGCGTATATTTAGGAACACTCCCGATCACGTGCGCACGCAGACCCCTAGAGGCAGAGAAGCGTAACTGAAGCAAATCGAATGGCTAAAAGGATACGCAAAGACTCGTACTTAATTATCAAACTTGACAGACAGAATGATCTAGTTATGTTCACACACCATAAGTGCAGGCAGGTCATACTAATGACAAGGAATCATTCCAAAGTCATACAAGGTCGGTACCCTAAGAAACAACATATCACTGTCACTGTTACATGACAAATGATGTGTCTGCAACAATTTATTTTTGACAACAGTCACTTATTTGCTGCAGCCAGCTAAACGCCACCATAAAAGTACCTTACCTCTTTCTGATTGGCCGGCCTCATCCACGGGTGACGGAGCTGCACTGTCAATGTCACCATCCGGAATAATTCCTGCTTTGCCTATTATGGCAGCTATTTCACCATGCGCAGGTGACACTGACATGGTGCTTGGGCTGGCCACTGTGGCACGGACATGGAAACTCTGGGCTGCGATCCCTTTCTTGGTGGCCATTTTCAGGTCGAATCACATCCTCACCCCTGCCGCCATTCTCATCACAGGTAATACTGCATTAACTGCATATCTTAGGTCATCCTCTTTCTTTAAATGGCCACGGGTAAAGTTGCGGAATCTGTATCTATTTGTTTTTTGATCATTGTTGATTACATCCAACAAAACTTCCACCTCATCCTCTGTGAATTTCTGTTCCTACAAGTTCTCCAGTGTGCGGTTTGACGCGTGTTATGCATAAGTTATAAGCCGATATATGATTCATCGAGGGCGTTTATTCATTTAAATGAGCCGTGCACATGCAGTCACATTTAGAATGTGTCAGATTTAGTTAACCATCCAGTTCATGTGCGCGAGTGATAAATGCTTCCCTTTGCGTACTGGAGCCTCATGCTCATGTATTTAGAGACGGTTCTGCAACTTGATAAATGAGACCCCTGATTCCCCGCTGCTCCTGAGCACAGCAGGGGCATCACTCAGCCCCAGGTTCACATCGATTCAGTAAAATCATTTTCcaaaagcagaaaaaaaaacacgtgtACATGTAATGTACTCCTCCCGTCCAGAGGAGGGAGCTGTTTTTAGGCAACTCTGAAACTTTCCGACAATGTCATCTTTCCTCATTTTCTTGCCAAACGACCTGATACCCAAGAAGATGAGAGAGGTACCTGGGACATTCCCTCCATGTCCAGCTGGATGAGGTCTGTCTGGTTGTACTGCAGGATAGCCACGCCCACACGGAAGATGATTTCCAGGCCCTGTGGGGGATCCCACACATGAGCATACAGCAGGTGAGGTATACTATAGCACCCCCTACAGGCACCACAATGACACGCCGCAGTACTGCTGCTTTCAGTACAACTATCTCACCAGAGCAACTCTACTTTAGCTGTAGGTTTGAGTCGCGATTTCATACTGATCACACCTAATACGACCGCAGCAAATtcaatcattttcattttaacaatattaaatatatgtttCTACAAATGgtataaaaatctgtaaaaacATTTGCGTTTTGATCTTGTGTAGAGATGCTGATCGTCATTGTCATTATTATAAtcctagacagacagacaggtgagCCTGGGATCTCCGACCTCGTACATGAAGATGTCGAAGATACGCGTGGCCACGGGCAGCGGCAGGAAGGTGAGGAAGAGCGTCAGGAACCAGGAGGAGGCGTACATGGAGGTGTGGAAGCTCTGGGAGCGGAAATGCACGTTCAGCTCAGGTAGCTGCTCCTGGGTAGGAAAGGGGgtcaggggtcaaaggtcaaatgCTACATTCACACACTGGGTTACAGACACGGAGGAGTAACTGGGTGCAGAGAAACCCAGCCATGTCCGGACTTGTTTGATATTTTTGTAATAACTGTGGGGTCACAAAAACACCACCCTAAAATCTACAGTCTAACAAAAGACATTCGCTActtcaagatggatggatttcaattCCAGGAGGTGCTATACAAGGACAGATTGGAGGCTCTAAGCGTCTTTGCTTCTAATCAAAGACAAATGAGTGAAAATGATCCTTGATGAGAGCAGTACTGACTCAGTTATATTTGGAAAGCAGAAGGGAGGTCGGGAATATCAGACCGCAGAAAACACTTACGCAAAAAAGTACATGAGAGGGTTTGGAAAGCGGTTTCCATACAAGGTATCGCTTAGCAACAGAGGGAGCCTGGAGTTTAGTAGAGGCACAATCCCCAAATTCATTCAGCACTATATACTTAGTATACAATCTGCACTCTATACAATCATTTGATTATGCAAATGCACAAAGGGAATTTGAACAGCCTGCTCTCGTTTGCAAAATTAATTTGTTCTTCACAGGGGTGGTCATTCCACGAGGACTAGGGGTTCAGGCAGCGGCAATGCACCCCAGGGACCACGGAATGAGACATACGAGAAGCAGGGGTGGCGGCGCCCCCTAGTGGCAGAAAGCTGCGACAGGAAGCTCCTACCTGCAGGAGGTACTCAAACTGGTAGATGCAGAGTCCCAGCTCAGCCATGCTGGGCTTGAAGAGCTCCCTCAGGCGGTACTCCTGCATGAGGCGCACGAACACGCAGAATGCCTCCTCCTCGGGCATCTgggagggccgggggggggggggggggcatagtcAGTGTTATCTGTGCCACAGAGCTACTCCACAGTATgtgtttaaaatgcatttagaGGAACAGCGTCTGCGCAGAttttcatgtatatattactgtGTAATTAAAAGTTTATGGCCATTTACAGGAGTGATCGAGTgtggcgttgggggggggggggggggaggctcacCTGCATGAGCAACAGTCCCACGATGAAGGCGCTGCCCTGGCAGTAGCCTACCTCCCGGTCCACCAGCGAATACGCCTGAAGTACACAGACAAGGGGTCCTCGGTGCCGCGAGTCGTCCGAGCAGATGCCAGCGGTAAAGCGGGGTCCCCCTTGGGGGGTCGGACCTCACCTTCATGACGTTGAAGAGCACCTCCTGACCCAGGCTGTCCTGGCCCTTGAAGAAGTCGTGCTCCGGGTAGGTGCGGGCGATGTCGCGGCGGATCAGCTTCTCGCACGGAGACGACATCTTCAGCAGCTCGGAGTACTGGTTCTTCACTGGCATGTCTGTGGCGTTCCCCAGCAGCTGCCAGACGATGGCCCGGAAGTGGTGCGGGATGCCCTTCCGGATCAGCTCCTGCGCGCAGGGGTGGGCGTGTAAAAGCATCCATGAGAATCCATGCCACATGAGGTTATGCCCTCAAGGGCACATGAGATGTCAGAAAAGAAACGGAGCCGATTGGTGGCTCACGGAATTCACAGGGAAAACATCACACAGGCTTTTCAGGGAGCGTTATATTGAAACAACAACATGCGATCACACATTAAATATATTAGATATTAAATCACTAACTTATTAAAAGAGCGTTATGAATTGGATGGGGGGAGGCTTTGCTTGGTGCCCTCCAACCCGCTGAGGATGTGGTGCCCAATTGCACATTTATCCTCACtttaacccccaccccacttgatGAATTACACATCATTGTTCACATCACCACCAAAAATCATAATCTTCACTGTCAAACAACTGGACAGTTACTCTTAAGATTTGGCCTCGGATTCCCTTCCAGGGTTTAAAGAAGATCCTCTCTGCTCGATCCCGGTACTTGGAAGCCCTCATCCTGAGCCACGGATCACATATCAAAAACACACATATCCACTGGGTGCCTCGCTCGCCGCTCCCAGCGCTGCCTCACCTTGAGGAGCTTGTCCTTCTTGCGTCTCCACACCTCCCACTCGTTGACAATGCGGCCCCACAAGATCCAGGTGTCCTCCTCCAGGTGGCTGAGGTTGGAGGAGGCCGAGGAGCTGGACACCAGTGAGGAACCCGAATTCCTGCGGGAGCCGCTCATCGACCGCATCGACTTGGAGTCAGCCTCCaggagtctgtgtgtgtatgtgtgtgtgtgtgtgtgtgtgtgtgtgtgtgtgtgtgtgtgtgtgtgtgtgtgtgtgtgtgtgtaagaaaGAGTGAGTGCAAGGAGGGACAAAAAGCATTGGACAGAGCATATACATTTAGAACATTTGACTGCGATTTCCATAAACTGACAAATACCAATTGCAGTCCCTGTGCCAGGAAACACAGAAATGCTAATTTAATTACTAACAAAGACAAAATAAGCCTTATTTGATGTAGCCTTGCAGTAACGCGAGTGCAACTGACAACATATGGAGCCCTGGGATCCAAAGCGATTCCCGGCAAAGGGACTAAATGTTCCGGAACTGGAATACGGGGCCCATTGTGCGGATGTGCCACAGGAACAGAGAGGCGTGTCTATGGCAGCCGGGCAGGTGCCGGAGCTGGAGGCCATGCAGCTGGAgatcaggctgggggggggggggggggcgcggccTGAACCGAGGAGGATGCCGGGGGGGCTCTCACAGCTCGGCCACttcgatttaaaaaaaaatgggggGCCCATTTGAGATGGAAGAACATGCCACTGCTACATCGGAGAGACGCTAATCGGCAAGCTGGTATACACTCATCCACTGGAGCGCATTACGGGCAAAACGGGCACACGGACCAGGCCAGGACATGCGGCGACAACAAGCCGAATCACCTGTTCTGCTCCTCCAGCTTGGCAAGCAGCTCCAGCTCATCGGGACTCAGGCTCTCGGAGTCGGCAGGAGAGACGGCGGGAACGGACAGTGCGCCGCAATGGGAGGAGGAGTCGGGACTGAGGACAGGGCTGCCCATAGACGGCGGCGTCAGGCCGGCAGGCGAGGCGGGGCACTCGGCCTGCTCGCCGGCGCCCTCCCGCTCGGGGCTACTGCTCGGGCTGGACATGCCGACGGGGCCCCCTAGCTTCGCCGTCTGGTACTGCGGCTGCAGGGATCAGGGCGTCTCACAGCTGCCACGCATGCTGGAGGGGGCCGGAAGACGTGGTCAGCAAAACACAGGGCCTCGACGCCCAGAGCGAGCACCTCcaattctctctctcacacacacacacacacacacacacacacacacacacacacacacacacacacacacacacacacacacacacacacacacacacacacacacacaatagagCCGAAGGTAGCCAGTGTTAGAGAAAACAAACTTTAGACGGCAGCATTGTGATTTTTCCATTCAATACTAGATAACCCACTCCTGCCAGCCGATTAGTCAGTGTGAGTGCACTGTATCCAGCAAGCAGCATAGGGCTTAATGAACTGGATGCATATGCTGAGAAAGGAATCCTCTCAttgattattttaatgaaaggaATTAGCTTAGCATGTTTAGTTGGTAAGCAGGAGAAGCAGTTggtacatggatggatggaacaattTAGCCAAGCTTATACCTCACAGCACTTCATGGCCATTACACATCCACGAGTTGTGCTTACCTTGTCTTAGTTTCTGCCGCCTGGCAGTCTGCTCGCTCATGCagccccacaaaaaaaaataaataaataaaaaaacctgCCAGGCCCCACAGCCGTCCGTACGCCGCCTGAATGGATTTCCCTATGATTCCGCCTACTTGCACACCCCCACCACCAGTCAACGCTTACGGTGTTTACACAGCCATGTAACGGTTTGGGAGCCGCATCACAGATAAGTAATGACACAATGACGGCACGCGGCGCGAGAGACGCAGACGCTGCTCACTGTCCTCACGGAGGCGACGCTGCACGGCCGCTGGCTCACGGCCATTTCTCAGTCACGGGCCCCTCGGTTTTGTACGATCCGCCAGAAGCCTCAATAATGAAGACGCCAAACATGCCAGTTCAAAGCTCCATTCTCACAACTACTAAAGTCCCTGCAGAAAGCTATAGGTCACGGTAAAAGTGATTAATGGTCAATCTGCTGTATTGCCACCATCACCAACCACTAACTCCCGCCCCAACGTGGCTGTTTACAATGGACGTTTGCAGTCAAGAAATACAAGGTAGAAATACAAGAGGACATTCCTCATGGGGCTGGTGAGGTCAGTGCTAATGACTTCAGCCCTATGCAAAGTCTCCATTAAGGCTGGACCACTCTTTCTGAGATGAAAAGGGGTCAAAAGGATCTCAAATAAGGGCTGTGTTTACAGGAAATTGTTTTGTCATGGTGTTCTCTCTCATTATAGGTCCTGTTTTACCAGATCAATGCTATGCGGACTTAGAGGGTggttcaaaccccccccccccccccccaaactgcaGTTAAGTTGAAGTTGCTTAAGACCATCACCATTGTTTCATTATCCGGTTGTTTTGATAAGATAAAACAGCCTTTGATGAACAATTCTAAATTGTTTGCGGGATGTTCCCAAGTATATAGATAGGTGGAGGCTGGAGTCTAAAGGGCATCGAATGCGTGAGTAAATCAGCCTTTCTGATGCTCTCCTCCTGCAAGGAAACCGCCGCAGAAAACAAGCCGCGCGTTCGCCAAAAGAGGAAGCTCTGTACGACGCGCCGAAATGCGAGCGAATGCGCGGTCGCAGGCCAAAGGACACCAGTGAAACCACAGTGCGTGTCAGCAGCGAGGAAACGACGCGGCGGCGATGGCGTCACAGGACAAACACCCAGGAAAACATGCGGCCCACTCCGCTGCCAGGACCGCGATGCTCCACGCCAGGCACGGTGAGGACATGGACTAAATACGCATTTCCTCCTGGAATGCCGTAGCCCCAGTTTTTAAAATCACTGTTGCTATGGCGACACATCTGACACAGGTACATGACTGGACGCATAATATATAAGGAGGTGATGAAGTCATTTTTTTGATGAAGTCATTCTTTCAAAAGGCACCTTAAAACAGGATGATCGCTTATACAGAAGCACGACGCTTCTCTCAGATTCCCCTGTgcatttctgcttttgttttgcttcttaatgcacagggagaaaagcagaaatgtgaaTGGACTGTGTTAAATATACACCGATGGCATATTTTTGCATCAACAAATATGCttcaaagcattttttttccccctaaaaAAAATGACCTCCCCAACTTCTAATTGCCTGACCACAAGGGTAGCAGTTTGTATCTTTGCTGTTATTAGCAGTCAGTTTTATAGTTTAGTGGGCAGCATCACTTTCCACTGAGTTCACTGACTCCTTGTGACAGAACATGCAGACATTAGGTGCATTGTGTTCTCCAGGATGCTCACAGGGCGATAGAGAGATACACAGATataaagagacagagagagactgagTCGTGCCTTTTATTTCAGGCCATCCCA
The sequence above is a segment of the Brienomyrus brachyistius isolate T26 chromosome 5, BBRACH_0.4, whole genome shotgun sequence genome. Coding sequences within it:
- the evi5l gene encoding EVI5-like protein isoform X3 produces the protein MSSPSSSPEREGAGEQAECPASPAGLTPPSMGSPVLSPDSSSHCGALSVPAVSPADSESLSPDELELLAKLEEQNRLLEADSKSMRSMSGSRRNSGSSLVSSSSASSNLSHLEEDTWILWGRIVNEWEVWRRKKDKLLKELIRKGIPHHFRAIVWQLLGNATDMPVKNQYSELLKMSSPCEKLIRRDIARTYPEHDFFKGQDSLGQEVLFNVMKAYSLVDREVGYCQGSAFIVGLLLMQMPEEEAFCVFVRLMQEYRLRELFKPSMAELGLCIYQFEYLLQEQLPELNVHFRSQSFHTSMYASSWFLTLFLTFLPLPVATRIFDIFMYEGLEIIFRVGVAILQYNQTDLIQLDMEGMSQHFQRVIPHQFESCPDKLIHRAYQVKYNPKRMKKLEKEYTTIKNKEMEEQIEIKRLRTENRLLKQRIETLEKESAALADRLIQGQVTRAQEAEENYVIKRELAVVRQQCSTASESLERAQGTIRLLQQRQYTEQFVSSLQTQLEQSKLQEAELLGAMKEMQDKVLELEKRNSSLPDESNVAQLQEELKLVKLRELETLRCFREMQETVTELNQRWPVLRSSGSGGGHWKESPKKNAMNELQDKLMAARLREAQALAELREARLKVLELESQNQIHSKLVSRQEQESAALQEKVQYLTAQNKGLQGQLSEVKRKQAVSDCKSKEEVMAVRLREVDSMAAMAELRLRIAELEIQKEEGRIQGQLNHTDSSQYITQLREQVAELKNEVRQLRGQPHRFQSLGGGCLQDLSLASPASVEGDFLSWEEELLPAKTLYATLSSAPCHPSPRLDSEGGTDSEGEERTGEVDMACPEPLDH
- the evi5l gene encoding EVI5-like protein isoform X9: MSSPSSSPEREGAGEQAECPASPAGLTPPSMGSPVLSPDSSSHCGALSVPAVSPADSESLSPDELELLAKLEEQNRLLEADSKSMRSMSGSRRNSGSSLVSSSSASSNLSHLEEDTWILWGRIVNEWEVWRRKKDKLLKELIRKGIPHHFRAIVWQLLGNATDMPVKNQYSELLKMSSPCEKLIRRDIARTYPEHDFFKGQDSLGQEVLFNVMKAYSLVDREVGYCQGSAFIVGLLLMQMPEEEAFCVFVRLMQEYRLRELFKPSMAELGLCIYQFEYLLQEQLPELNVHFRSQSFHTSMYASSWFLTLFLTFLPLPVATRIFDIFMYEGLEIIFRVGVAILQYNQTDLIQLDMEGMSQHFQRVIPHQFESCPDKLIHRAYQVKYNPKRMKKLEKEYTTIKNKEMEEQIEIKRLRTENRLLKQRIETLEKESAALADRLIQGQVTRAQEAEENYVIKRELAVVRQQCSTASESLERAQGTIRLLQQRQYTEQFVSSLQTQLEQSKLQEAELLGAMKEMQDKVLELEKRNSSLPDESNVAQLQEELKLVKLRELETLRCFREMQETVTELNQRWPVLRSSGSGGGHWKESPKKNAMNELQDKLMAARLREAQALAELREARLKVLELESQNQIHSKLVSRQEQESAALQEKVQYLTAQNKGLQGQLSEVKRKQAVSDCKSKEEVMAVRLREVDSMAAMAELRLRIAELEIQVRQLRGQPHRFQSLGGGCLQDLSLASPASVEGDFLSWEEELLPAKTLYATLSSAPCHPSPRLDSEGGTDSEGEERTGEVDMACPEPLDH
- the evi5l gene encoding EVI5-like protein isoform X11, translating into MSSPSSSPEREGAGEQAECPASPAGLTPPSMGSPVLSPDSSSHCGALSVPAVSPADSESLSPDELELLAKLEEQNRLLEADSKSMRSMSGSRRNSGSSLVSSSSASSNLSHLEEDTWILWGRIVNEWEVWRRKKDKLLKELIRKGIPHHFRAIVWQLLGNATDMPVKNQYSELLKMSSPCEKLIRRDIARTYPEHDFFKGQDSLGQEVLFNVMKAYSLVDREVGYCQGSAFIVGLLLMQMPEEEAFCVFVRLMQEYRLRELFKPSMAELGLCIYQFEYLLQEQLPELNVHFRSQSFHTSMYASSWFLTLFLTFLPLPVATRIFDIFMYEGLEIIFRVGVAILQYNQTDLIQLDMEGMSQHFQRVIPHQFESCPDKLIHRAYQVKYNPKRMKKLEKEYTTIKNKEMEEQIEIKRLRTENRLLKQRIETLEKESAALADRLIQGQVTRAQEAEENYVIKRELAVVRQQCSTASESLERAQGTIRLLQQRQYTEQFVSSLQTQLEQSKLQEAELLGAMKEMQDKVLELEKNQIHSKLVSRQEQESAALQEKVQYLTAQNKGLQGQLSEVKRKQAVSDCKSKEEVMAVRLREVDSMAAMAELRLRIAELEIQKEEGRIQGQLNHTDSSQYITQLREQVAELKNEVRQLRGQPHRFQSLGGGCLQDLSLASPASVEGDFLSWEEELLPAKTLYATLSSAPCHPSPRLDSEGGTDSEGEERTGEVDMACPEPLDH
- the evi5l gene encoding EVI5-like protein isoform X8: MSSPSSSPEREGAGEQAECPASPAGLTPPSMGSPVLSPDSSSHCGALSVPAVSPADSESLSPDELELLAKLEEQNRLLEADSKSMRSMSGSRRNSGSSLVSSSSASSNLSHLEEDTWILWGRIVNEWEVWRRKKDKLLKELIRKGIPHHFRAIVWQLLGNATDMPVKNQYSELLKMSSPCEKLIRRDIARTYPEHDFFKGQDSLGQEVLFNVMKAYSLVDREVGYCQGSAFIVGLLLMQMPEEEAFCVFVRLMQEYRLRELFKPSMAELGLCIYQFEYLLQEQLPELNVHFRSQSFHTSMYASSWFLTLFLTFLPLPVATRIFDIFMYEGLEIIFRVGVAILQYNQTDLIQLDMEGMSQHFQRVIPHQFESCPDKLIHRAYQVKYNPKRMKKLEKEYTTIKNKEMEEQIEIKRLRTENRLLKQRIETLEKGQVTRAQEAEENYVIKRELAVVRQQCSTASESLERAQGTIRLLQQRQYTEQFVSSLQTQLEQSKLQEAELLGAMKEMQDKVLELEKRNSSLPDESNVAQLQEELKLVKLRELETLRCFREMQETVTELNQRWPVLRSSGSGGGHWKESPKKNAMNELQDKLMAARLREAQALAELREARLKVLELESQNQIHSKLVSRQEQESAALQEKVQYLTAQNKGLQGQLSEVKRKQAVSDCKSKEEVMAVRLREVDSMAAMAELRLRIAELEIQKEEGRIQGQLNHTDSSQYITQLREQVAELKNEVRQLRGQPHRFQSLGGGCLQDLSLASPASVEGDFLSWEEELLPAKTLYATLSSAPCHPSPRLDSEGGTDSEGEERTGEVDMACPEPLDH
- the evi5l gene encoding EVI5-like protein isoform X7, which produces MSSPSSSPEREGAGEQAECPASPAGLTPPSMGSPVLSPDSSSHCGALSVPAVSPADSESLSPDELELLAKLEEQNRLLEADSKSMRSMSGSRRNSGSSLVSSSSASSNLSHLEEDTWILWGRIVNEWEVWRRKKDKLLKELIRKGIPHHFRAIVWQLLGNATDMPVKNQYSELLKMSSPCEKLIRRDIARTYPEHDFFKGQDSLGQEVLFNVMKAYSLVDREVGYCQGSAFIVGLLLMQMPEEEAFCVFVRLMQEYRLRELFKPSMAELGLCIYQFEYLLQEQLPELNVHFRSQSFHTSMYASSWFLTLFLTFLPLPVATRIFDIFMYEGLEIIFRVGVAILQYNQTDLIQLDMEGMSQHFQRVIPHQFESCPDKLIHRAYQVKYNPKRMKKLEKEYTTIKNKEMEEQIEIKRLRTENRLLKQRIETLEKESAALADRLIQGQVTRAQEAEENYVIKRELAVVRQQCSTASESLERAQGTIRLLQQRQYTEQFVSSLQTQLEQSKLQEAELLGAMKEMQDKRNSSLPDESNVAQLQEELKLVKLRELETLRCFREMQETVTELNQRWPVLRSSGSGGGHWKESPKKNAMNELQDKLMAARLREAQALAELREARLKVLELESQNQIHSKLVSRQEQESAALQEKVQYLTAQNKGLQGQLSEVKRKQAVSDCKSKEEVMAVRLREVDSMAAMAELRLRIAELEIQKEEGRIQGQLNHTDSSQYITQLREQVAELKNEVRQLRGQPHRFQSLGGGCLQDLSLASPASVEGDFLSWEEELLPAKTLYATLSSAPCHPSPRLDSEGGTDSEGEERTGEVDMACPEPLDH